A genomic segment from Sciurus carolinensis chromosome 1, mSciCar1.2, whole genome shotgun sequence encodes:
- the Gale gene encoding UDP-glucose 4-epimerase isoform X1 — protein sequence MAEKVLVTGGAGYIGSHTVLELLEAGYCPVVIDNFHNAIRGGGSMPESLRRVQELTGHSVEFEEMDILDQAALQHLFKRHNFKAVIHFAGLKAVGESVQKPLDYYRVNLTGTIQLLEIMRAHGVKNLVFSSSATVYGNPQYLPLDEAHPTGGCTNPYGKSKFFIEEMIRDLCRADKAWNAVLLRYFNPTGAHASGCIGEDPQGIPNNLMPYVSQVAIGRREALNVFGNDYDTEDGTGRTPPPNTSAGVRDYIHVVDLAKGHIAALRKLKEQCGCRVYNLGTGTGYSVLQMVQAMEKASGKKIPYKVVARREGDVAACYANPSLAHEELGWTAALGLDRMCEDLWRWQKQNPSGFGAQA from the exons ATGGCAGAGAAGGTGCTGGTGACCGGCGGCGCTGGCTACATCGGCAGCCACACGGTGCTGGAGCTGCTGGAGGCGGGCTACTGCCCAGTGGTCATCGACAACTTCCATAATGCCATCCGTG GAGGGGGCTCCATGCCCGAAAGCCTCCGGCGGGTACAGGAGTTGACAGGCCACTCTGTGGAGTTCGAGGAGATGGACATCTTGGATCAGGCAGCCCTGCAGCACCTCTTCAAGAGG CACAACTTTAAGGCCGTCATCCACTTTGCGGGGCTCAAGGCTGTGGGCGAGTCGGTGCAGAAGCCTCTGGACTATTACCGAGTTAATCTGACGGGGACCATCCAGCTTCTGGAG ATCATGAGGGCCCACGGGGTGAAGAACCTGGTGTTCAGCAGCTCAGCCACGGTGTATGGGAACCCCCAGTACCTGCCTCTGGACGAGGCCCACCCCACAGGTGGCTGTACCAACCCCTACGGCAAGTCCAAGTTCTTCATTGAGGAGATGATTCGGGACCTGTGCCGGGCAGACAAG GCCTGGAATGCGGTGCTGCTGCGGTACTTCAACCCCACGGGTGCCCACGCCTCTGGCTGCATTGGCGAGGACCCCCAGGGCATTCCTAACAACCTCATGCCTTATGTCTCCCAG GTGGCAATTGGGCGACGGGAGGCTCTGAACGTCTTTGGCAATGACTATGACACAGAGGATGGCACAG GACGAACTCCCCCACCCAACACCTCTGCAGGCGTCCGGGATTACATCCACGTCGTGGACTTGGCCAAGGGCCACATTGCTGCCCTGAGGAAGCTGAAGGAGCAGTGTGGCTGCCGG GTCTACAATCTGGGCACAGGCACTGGCTACTCAGTGCTGCAGATGGTGCAAGCCATGGAGAAGGCCTCAGGGAAGAAG ATCCCGTACAAGGTGGTGGCACGACGGGAAGGCGATGTGGCTGCCTGTTATGCCAACCCCAGCTTGGCCCATGAGGAGCTGGGCTGGACGGCGGCCTTGGGGCTGGACAGGATGT GTGAAGATCTGTGGCGCTGGCAGAAGCAAAATCCTTCAGGCTTTGGCGCACAGGCCTGA
- the Gale gene encoding UDP-glucose 4-epimerase isoform X2: MAEKVLVTGGAGYIGSHTVLELLEAGYCPVVIDNFHNAIRGGGSMPESLRRVQELTGHSVEFEEMDILDQAALQHLFKRHNFKAVIHFAGLKAVGESVQKPLDYYRVNLTGTIQLLEIMRAHGVKNLVFSSSATVYGNPQYLPLDEAHPTGGCTNPYGKSKFFIEEMIRDLCRADKAWNAVLLRYFNPTGAHASGCIGEDPQGIPNNLMPYVSQVAIGRREALNVFGNDYDTEDGTGVRDYIHVVDLAKGHIAALRKLKEQCGCRVYNLGTGTGYSVLQMVQAMEKASGKKIPYKVVARREGDVAACYANPSLAHEELGWTAALGLDRMCEDLWRWQKQNPSGFGAQA; the protein is encoded by the exons ATGGCAGAGAAGGTGCTGGTGACCGGCGGCGCTGGCTACATCGGCAGCCACACGGTGCTGGAGCTGCTGGAGGCGGGCTACTGCCCAGTGGTCATCGACAACTTCCATAATGCCATCCGTG GAGGGGGCTCCATGCCCGAAAGCCTCCGGCGGGTACAGGAGTTGACAGGCCACTCTGTGGAGTTCGAGGAGATGGACATCTTGGATCAGGCAGCCCTGCAGCACCTCTTCAAGAGG CACAACTTTAAGGCCGTCATCCACTTTGCGGGGCTCAAGGCTGTGGGCGAGTCGGTGCAGAAGCCTCTGGACTATTACCGAGTTAATCTGACGGGGACCATCCAGCTTCTGGAG ATCATGAGGGCCCACGGGGTGAAGAACCTGGTGTTCAGCAGCTCAGCCACGGTGTATGGGAACCCCCAGTACCTGCCTCTGGACGAGGCCCACCCCACAGGTGGCTGTACCAACCCCTACGGCAAGTCCAAGTTCTTCATTGAGGAGATGATTCGGGACCTGTGCCGGGCAGACAAG GCCTGGAATGCGGTGCTGCTGCGGTACTTCAACCCCACGGGTGCCCACGCCTCTGGCTGCATTGGCGAGGACCCCCAGGGCATTCCTAACAACCTCATGCCTTATGTCTCCCAG GTGGCAATTGGGCGACGGGAGGCTCTGAACGTCTTTGGCAATGACTATGACACAGAGGATGGCACAG GCGTCCGGGATTACATCCACGTCGTGGACTTGGCCAAGGGCCACATTGCTGCCCTGAGGAAGCTGAAGGAGCAGTGTGGCTGCCGG GTCTACAATCTGGGCACAGGCACTGGCTACTCAGTGCTGCAGATGGTGCAAGCCATGGAGAAGGCCTCAGGGAAGAAG ATCCCGTACAAGGTGGTGGCACGACGGGAAGGCGATGTGGCTGCCTGTTATGCCAACCCCAGCTTGGCCCATGAGGAGCTGGGCTGGACGGCGGCCTTGGGGCTGGACAGGATGT GTGAAGATCTGTGGCGCTGGCAGAAGCAAAATCCTTCAGGCTTTGGCGCACAGGCCTGA
- the Lypla2 gene encoding acyl-protein thioesterase 2, whose protein sequence is MCGNTMSVPLLTDAATVSGAERETAAVIFLHGLGDTGHSWADALSTIRLPHVKYICPHAPRIPVTLNMKMVMPSWFDLMGLSPDAPEDEAGIKKAAENIKALIEHEMKNGIPANRIVLGGFSQGGALSLYTALTCPHPLAGIVALSCWLPLHRNFPQAANGSAKDLAILQCHGELDPMVPVRFGALTAEKLRSVVTPARVQFKTYPGVMHSSCPQEMAAVKEFLEKLLPPV, encoded by the exons ATGTGTGGTAACACCATGTCTGTGCCCCTGCTCACCGACGCTGCTACTGTGTCTGGAGCTGAGCGGGAAACGGCTGCG GTTATTTTTTTACATGGACTTGGAGACACAGG GCACAGCTGGGCTGACGCCCTCTCCACCATCCGGCTCCCTCACGTCAAATACATCTGTCCCCATGC GCCTAGGATCCCTGTGACACTCAACATGAAGATGGTGATGCCCTCCTG GTTTGACCTGATGGGGCTGAGTCCAGATGCTCCAGAGGATGAGGCTGGCATCAAGAAGGCTGCAGAGAACA TCAAGGCCTTGATTGAGCATGAGATGAAGAACGGGATTCCCGCCAATCGGATCGTCCTGGGGGGCTTTTCACAG GGCGGGGCCCTGTCCCTGTACACGGCCCTCACCTGCCCCCACCCACTGGCTGGCATCGTGGCATTGAGCTGCTGGCTGCCTCTGCACCGGAACTTCCCCCAG gcagccaACGGCAGTGCCAAGGACCTGGCCATCCTCCAGTGCCATGGGGAACTAGACCCCATGGTCCCCGTACGGTTTGGGGCCCTGACAGCTGAGAAGCTCCGGTCGGTTGTCACACCTGCCAGGGTCCAATTCAAGACATACCCAGGAGTCATGCACAGCTCCTGTCCTCAG GAGATGGCTGCCGTGAAGGAATTTCTTGAGAAGCTGCTGCCTCCAGTCTAA